A genomic segment from Drosophila willistoni isolate 14030-0811.24 chromosome 2L unlocalized genomic scaffold, UCI_dwil_1.1 Seg72.1, whole genome shotgun sequence encodes:
- the LOC6646190 gene encoding serine/threonine-protein kinase N isoform X2 — protein sequence MASLTMNMVFLKDLRSRLKGYLHGEYIKHPVLYELSHKYGFTENLPESSMSSRLEEIKEAIRREIRKELKIKEGAEKLREVAKDRRSLSDVAVLVKKSKSKLAELKSELQELESQILLTSANTAVNSNGQEAITFGSGPDTYGAGFQHGGALGGGGSLSGNSSLDAATSAAPHTANDKVLASLEKQLQIEMKVKTGAENMIHSLGIGCDKKLLAEAHQMLADSKTKIEFLRLRIIKVKQNREQADRLKASRQLHMDDQQPQSLETSLEERIEELRHRLRIEAAVVDGAKNVIRTLQTANRAPDKKALQEAHGRLSESSRKLDLLRYSLDLRRQELPTDSPAAQLLKTELQIVQQSTSPAPVTYTSLQSGPGGLLGNKAYQSVSSLGRCASVTGKLEVRLMGCQDLLEDVPGRSRRDKDTSSSPGDLRSFVKGVTSRSSSKSYSVKDETSIEIMAVIKLDNISVGQTSWKPCSQQAWDQRFSIELDRSRELEIGVYWRDWRSLCAVKVLRLEEFIDDVRHGMALQLEPQGLLFAEIKFLNPMISQKPKLRRQRMIFNRQQAKNISRAKQMNINVATWGRLLKRNAPNHVHLGTTSMSGSATGASNASAAAVQASSRDSESPISRTPSSDALAIEPEPYTPGEQAQNMEYDPEAGLNEHVETPGEYPDPSSSGLSGLRPLSMHMQGISVLPPESPASGAGGAARPNSLSLQMSNKTTPTTPSPVMPLGGRTAAPTTAPPPPPTMLKSSSTTPVLDQELQDALNEFDFLTELDSRPSTLKRLEQMQLPLLDQEVLESLLLREQMNEKQALQQRQLEEQQRLQQLQEAKRKAILELCEKQKKEQQKQKHHSRQRIMQEPPPPPPPELLLLTSSSNSHASPATPSSYSTCATTSTTTTTSSSSSALVLPNQHQPSPFQLQPNEKPPPTSSASLSSSTSTSLPSAVDQQLHRPVLTMPPVVLLGGRGGQDDDLVICQMPPSPLVEYPEDDDDYENRNNRMADDDSYLYRSKDIHQSNSSGGDRFCVEAHISLVHITLEPIEAVNSCTIEEEELDQVETAIEAINSVSIETIEQVVTLQTDENDDDEQKQVIPQLSKLYVGNNQQQQQQNYIQSSPIIQEPPTPTIYAAAGSSSASSIHFPPPQPAQRQQDKQPIYANQYELNVAKAAATSGGAAAAAAVASTNNNNNNNNRRQQVARGLQYRDDINTGRNKSQQQQLLPNSGLLSLDNFRLLSVLGRGHFGKVILSQLRSNNQYYAIKALKKGDIIARDEVESLLSEKRIFEVANAMRHPFLVNLYSCFQTEQHVCFVMEYAAGGDLMMHIHTDVFLEPRAVFYAACVVLGLQYLHENKIIYRDLKLDNLLLDTDGYVKIADFGLCKEGMGFGDRTGTFCGTPEFLAPEVLTETSYTRAVDWWGLGVLIFEMLVGESPFPGDDEEEVFDSIVNDEVRYPRFLSLEAIAVMRRLLRKNPERRLGSSERDAEDVKKQAFFRSIVWDDLLLRKVKPPFVPTINHLEDVSNFDEEFTSEKAQLTPPKEPRHLTDDEQGLFQDFSYTADWC from the exons AAGCCATTACCTTTGGCTCTGGCCCTGATACATACGGCGCTGGTTTCCAGCATGGTGGTGCCTTGGGTGGCGGTGGCTCTCTATCGGGGAATTCATCATTGGATGCCGCTACCTCGGCCGCTCCCCATACTGCCAACGACAAAGTTCTGGCCTCACTcgaaaaacaattgcaaattgaaatgaaGGTGAAAACTGGCGCCGAGAATATGATACATTCTCTGGGCATTGGTTGCGACAAGAAACTTCTGGCCGAGGCCCATCAAATGTTGGCCGATTCAAAGacgaaaattgaatttctccGCTTGCGCATCATTAAAGTCAAACAGAATCGAGAGCAGGCGGATCGTCTGAAGGCCTCCAGGCAATTGCATATGGATGATCAGCAACCCCAAAGCCTAGAAACGAGCCTGGAGGAACGCATCGAGGAGCTGCGTCACAGATTACGTATCGAGGCTGCCGTTGTGGATGGAGCAAAAAATGTCATAAGAACATTGCAGACGGCGAATCGTGCCCCAGACAAAAAGGCTCTACAAGAG GCCCATGGACGGTTATCGGAATCATCCCGTAAACTTGATCTCTTGCGCTATTCATTGGATTTGCGACGTCAGGAGCTGCCAACGGATTCGCCGGCTGCCCAGTTGCTCAAGACGGAATTGCAAATTGTTCAGCAGTCCACATCACCCGCTCCAGTGACTTACACATCGTTGCAATCGGGACCGGGAGGATTGTTGGGTAATAAGGCCTATCAATCGGTGTCGTCGTTGGGACGATGTGCCAGTGTCACCGGGAAATTGGAAGTACGTCTGATGGGCTGTCAGGATCTGCTGGAAGATGTACCAGGACGTTCACGCCGCGATAAGGACACTAGCTCCAGTCCCGGGGATCTGCGTAGCTTTGTCAAGGGCGTTACATCACGCAGCAGTTCGAAGAGCTATTCGGTGAAGGATGAAACATCGATTGAGATAATGGCGGTGATTAAGCTAGACAATATCAGTGTGGGACAGACATCATGGAAGCCATGCTCACAGCAGGCCTGGGATCAGCGCTTCTCCATTGAACTAGATCGTTCCCGGGAACTGGAAATTGGCGTCTATTGGCGCGATTGGCGTTCGTTGTGTGCGGTGAAAGTGTTGCGTCTCGAGGAGTTCATTGACGATGTGCGTCATGGCATGGCCCTGCAATTGGAACCGCAGGGATTGCTCTTTGCTGAGATTAAATTCCTTAACCCGATGATATCACAGAAACCAAAGTTACGACGTCAACGAATGATCTTCAATAGGCAGCAGGCCAAGAATATCTCCAGAGCCAAGCAAATGAACATAAATGTGGCCACCTGGGGACGTCTCCTGAAGCGCAATGCTCCCAATCATGTGCATTTGGGTACCACATCGATGTCTGGCAGCGCCACCGGGGCCAGTAATGCCTCCGCTGCTGCAGTTCAGGCCTCTTCGCGAGATTCGGAATCCCCTATTTCGCGTACACCATCGTCGGATGCTCTGGCCATTGAACCCGAACCTTATACACCCGGTGAACAGGCTCAGAATATGGAATACGATCCCGAAGCCGGTCTAAATGAACATGTGGAGACTCCTGGAGAATATCCAGATCCCTCGTCAAGTGGTCTAAGTGGTTTACGTCCACTCTCAATGCATATGCAGGGCATCAGTGTACTGCCGCCAGAGTCACCCGCATCGGGAGCAGGTGGTGCCGCACGACCCAATTCCCTTAGTCTGCAAATGTCGAACAAGACAACGCCCACGACACCTTCGCCTGTCATGCCACTGGGTGGACGTACGGCTGCTCCCACAACTGCTCCCCCACCGCCACCCACAATGCTCAAGTCATCGTCAACTACGCCAGTGTTGGATCAGGAG TTGCAGGATGCATTGAACGAATTTGATTTTCTCACCGAACTGGACTCGCGTCCAAGTACCTTGAAGAGATTGGAGCAAATGCAATTGCCACTGCTCGATCAGGAGGTGCTCGAAAGTCTTTTGCTACGTGAACAGATGAACGAGAAGCAGGCATTGCAGCAAAGACAACTGGAGGAGCAACAAAGGCTCCAGCAGCTTCAAGAGGCCAAAAGGAAAGCCATTCTGGAGTTATGTGAAAAGCAAAAGAAGgagcagcaaaaacaaaaacatcatTCACGTCAGAGAATCATGCAAGAACCGCCGCCACCTCCGCCGCCTGAATTACTACTACtaaccagcagcagcaacagtcaTGCTTCACCTGCTACTCCTAGCTCTTACTCTACCTGCGCCACTACTagtactactactactacctCTTCATCTAGTTCAGCTCTTGTCTTGCCCAACCAACACCAACCAAGCCCATTTCAGTTGCAGCCCAACGAGAAACCGCCGCcaacatcatcagcatcattatcatcatcaacatcaacatcattaCCGTCTGCTGTGGATCAGCAATTGCATCGTCCTGTCCTGACCATGCCTCCAGTCGTTTTACTGGGCGGTCGAGGGGGACAAGATGATGATTTAGTCATATGCCAAATGCCCCCCTCACCGCTGGTCGAGTATCCAGAGGATGATGACGACTACGAGAATCGGAATAATCGGATGGCTGATGATGATTCATATTTGTATAGGTCAAAGGACATTCATCAATccaacagcagcggcggcgatCGTTTCTGTGTGGAG GCCCATATCAGTCTAGTGCATATAACACTCGAACCCATTGAGGCAGTCAATAGCTGTACCATTGAAGAGGAGGAGCTCGACCAAGTGGAaacggccattgaggccattAACAGCGTTTCAATAGAGACTATAGAGCAAGTGGTAACACTTCAAACAGatgaaaatgatgatgatgagcagAAGCAG GTTATACCACAGCTAAGCAAACTCTATGTGGGCAataatcaacagcagcagcagcagaactATATACAATCCTCACCCATAATACAGGAGCCACCTACACCAACTATCTATGCGGCGGCAGGATCATCGTCTGCCTCATCGATACACTTCCCACCACCGCAGCCAGCTCAAAGGCAACAGGATAAACAGCCAATTTATGCCAATCAATATGAATTGAATGTGGCCAAGGCAGCGGCCACTAGCGGaggagctgctgctgctgctgcagttgccTCCactaataataacaataacaacaacaatcgccGCCAGCAAGTGGCACGTGGCTTGCAATACCGTGACGATATCAATACAGGAAGGAAtaaatcacaacaacaacaactgttgCCCAATTCTGGTTTACTTAGCCTTGACAATTTCCGTTTGTTAAGCGTTTTGGGTCGTGGACACTTTGGCAAGGTCATTTTATCGCAATTACGCTCGAATAATCAATATTATGCCATCAAGGCCTTGAAAAAGGGCGACATCATTGCCCGTGATGAGGTCGAATCGCTGTTGAGCGAGAAACGCATCTTTGAGGTGGCCAATGCCATGAGGCATCCTTTCTTAGTCAATTTATATTCATGCTTCCAAACAGAG CAACATGTTTGCTTTGTGATGGAATACGCCGCCGGCGGTGATCTGATGATGCATATTCATACGGATGTATTCTTGGAACCGCGTGCCGTATTCTATGCCGCTTGTGTGGTTTTGGGTCTACAATATTTGCATGAGAACAAGATTATCTATCGAGACTTGAAACTGGACAATTTGTTGCTGGACACTGATGGTTATGTGAAGATTGCTGATTTCGGTCTATGCAAAGAGGGCATGGGTTTCGGTGATCGAACGGGAACATTCTGTGGCACACCCGAATTCTTGGCGCCTGAAGTCTTGACTGAAACATCATATACACGAGCTGTCGATTGGTGGGGATTGGGTGTACTGATATTTGAAATGTTGGTGGGAGAG TCACCATTCCCAGGCGATGATGAGGAAGAAGTATTCGATTCGATTGTCAACGATGAAGTGCGCTATCCGCGTTTCCTTTCACTCGAGGCCATAGCTGTTATGCGTAGG TTGCTCCGCAAGAATCCTGAACGTCGTTTGGGCTCATCGGAACGTGATGCGGAGGATGTCAAAAAGCAGGCCTTCTTCCGTTCCATTGTGTGGGATGATCTATTGTTACGCAAAGTCAAGCCACCATTCGTGCCCACCATT aaCCATCTCGAGGATGTATCGAATTTCGATGAGGAGTTCACTTCAGAGAAGGCCCAATTGACACCACCAAAGGAGCCGCGTCATCTAACCGATGATGAGCAAGGATTATTCCAAGATTTCTCCTATACGGCCGATTGGTGTTAA
- the LOC6646190 gene encoding serine/threonine-protein kinase N isoform X4, translating into MSDSHYQGEYIKHPVLYELSHKYGFTENLPESSMSSRLEEIKEAIRREIRKELKIKEGAEKLREVAKDRRSLSDVAVLVKKSKSKLAELKSELQELESQILLTSANTAVNSNGQEAITFGSGPDTYGAGFQHGGALGGGGSLSGNSSLDAATSAAPHTANDKVLASLEKQLQIEMKVKTGAENMIHSLGIGCDKKLLAEAHQMLADSKTKIEFLRLRIIKVKQNREQADRLKASRQLHMDDQQPQSLETSLEERIEELRHRLRIEAAVVDGAKNVIRTLQTANRAPDKKALQEAHGRLSESSRKLDLLRYSLDLRRQELPTDSPAAQLLKTELQIVQQSTSPAPVTYTSLQSGPGGLLGNKAYQSVSSLGRCASVTGKLEVRLMGCQDLLEDVPGRSRRDKDTSSSPGDLRSFVKGVTSRSSSKSYSVKDETSIEIMAVIKLDNISVGQTSWKPCSQQAWDQRFSIELDRSRELEIGVYWRDWRSLCAVKVLRLEEFIDDVRHGMALQLEPQGLLFAEIKFLNPMISQKPKLRRQRMIFNRQQAKNISRAKQMNINVATWGRLLKRNAPNHVHLGTTSMSGSATGASNASAAAVQASSRDSESPISRTPSSDALAIEPEPYTPGEQAQNMEYDPEAGLNEHVETPGEYPDPSSSGLSGLRPLSMHMQGISVLPPESPASGAGGAARPNSLSLQMSNKTTPTTPSPVMPLGGRTAAPTTAPPPPPTMLKSSSTTPVLDQELQDALNEFDFLTELDSRPSTLKRLEQMQLPLLDQEVLESLLLREQMNEKQALQQRQLEEQQRLQQLQEAKRKAILELCEKQKKEQQKQKHHSRQRIMQEPPPPPPPELLLLTSSSNSHASPATPSSYSTCATTSTTTTTSSSSSALVLPNQHQPSPFQLQPNEKPPPTSSASLSSSTSTSLPSAVDQQLHRPVLTMPPVVLLGGRGGQDDDLVICQMPPSPLVEYPEDDDDYENRNNRMADDDSYLYRSKDIHQSNSSGGDRFCVEAHISLVHITLEPIEAVNSCTIEEEELDQVETAIEAINSVSIETIEQVVTLQTDENDDDEQKQVIPQLSKLYVGNNQQQQQQNYIQSSPIIQEPPTPTIYAAAGSSSASSIHFPPPQPAQRQQDKQPIYANQYELNVAKAAATSGGAAAAAAVASTNNNNNNNNRRQQVARGLQYRDDINTGRNKSQQQQLLPNSGLLSLDNFRLLSVLGRGHFGKVILSQLRSNNQYYAIKALKKGDIIARDEVESLLSEKRIFEVANAMRHPFLVNLYSCFQTEQHVCFVMEYAAGGDLMMHIHTDVFLEPRAVFYAACVVLGLQYLHENKIIYRDLKLDNLLLDTDGYVKIADFGLCKEGMGFGDRTGTFCGTPEFLAPEVLTETSYTRAVDWWGLGVLIFEMLVGESPFPGDDEEEVFDSIVNDEVRYPRFLSLEAIAVMRRLLRKNPERRLGSSERDAEDVKKQAFFRSIVWDDLLLRKVKPPFVPTINHLEDVSNFDEEFTSEKAQLTPPKEPRHLTDDEQGLFQDFSYTADWC; encoded by the exons AAGCCATTACCTTTGGCTCTGGCCCTGATACATACGGCGCTGGTTTCCAGCATGGTGGTGCCTTGGGTGGCGGTGGCTCTCTATCGGGGAATTCATCATTGGATGCCGCTACCTCGGCCGCTCCCCATACTGCCAACGACAAAGTTCTGGCCTCACTcgaaaaacaattgcaaattgaaatgaaGGTGAAAACTGGCGCCGAGAATATGATACATTCTCTGGGCATTGGTTGCGACAAGAAACTTCTGGCCGAGGCCCATCAAATGTTGGCCGATTCAAAGacgaaaattgaatttctccGCTTGCGCATCATTAAAGTCAAACAGAATCGAGAGCAGGCGGATCGTCTGAAGGCCTCCAGGCAATTGCATATGGATGATCAGCAACCCCAAAGCCTAGAAACGAGCCTGGAGGAACGCATCGAGGAGCTGCGTCACAGATTACGTATCGAGGCTGCCGTTGTGGATGGAGCAAAAAATGTCATAAGAACATTGCAGACGGCGAATCGTGCCCCAGACAAAAAGGCTCTACAAGAG GCCCATGGACGGTTATCGGAATCATCCCGTAAACTTGATCTCTTGCGCTATTCATTGGATTTGCGACGTCAGGAGCTGCCAACGGATTCGCCGGCTGCCCAGTTGCTCAAGACGGAATTGCAAATTGTTCAGCAGTCCACATCACCCGCTCCAGTGACTTACACATCGTTGCAATCGGGACCGGGAGGATTGTTGGGTAATAAGGCCTATCAATCGGTGTCGTCGTTGGGACGATGTGCCAGTGTCACCGGGAAATTGGAAGTACGTCTGATGGGCTGTCAGGATCTGCTGGAAGATGTACCAGGACGTTCACGCCGCGATAAGGACACTAGCTCCAGTCCCGGGGATCTGCGTAGCTTTGTCAAGGGCGTTACATCACGCAGCAGTTCGAAGAGCTATTCGGTGAAGGATGAAACATCGATTGAGATAATGGCGGTGATTAAGCTAGACAATATCAGTGTGGGACAGACATCATGGAAGCCATGCTCACAGCAGGCCTGGGATCAGCGCTTCTCCATTGAACTAGATCGTTCCCGGGAACTGGAAATTGGCGTCTATTGGCGCGATTGGCGTTCGTTGTGTGCGGTGAAAGTGTTGCGTCTCGAGGAGTTCATTGACGATGTGCGTCATGGCATGGCCCTGCAATTGGAACCGCAGGGATTGCTCTTTGCTGAGATTAAATTCCTTAACCCGATGATATCACAGAAACCAAAGTTACGACGTCAACGAATGATCTTCAATAGGCAGCAGGCCAAGAATATCTCCAGAGCCAAGCAAATGAACATAAATGTGGCCACCTGGGGACGTCTCCTGAAGCGCAATGCTCCCAATCATGTGCATTTGGGTACCACATCGATGTCTGGCAGCGCCACCGGGGCCAGTAATGCCTCCGCTGCTGCAGTTCAGGCCTCTTCGCGAGATTCGGAATCCCCTATTTCGCGTACACCATCGTCGGATGCTCTGGCCATTGAACCCGAACCTTATACACCCGGTGAACAGGCTCAGAATATGGAATACGATCCCGAAGCCGGTCTAAATGAACATGTGGAGACTCCTGGAGAATATCCAGATCCCTCGTCAAGTGGTCTAAGTGGTTTACGTCCACTCTCAATGCATATGCAGGGCATCAGTGTACTGCCGCCAGAGTCACCCGCATCGGGAGCAGGTGGTGCCGCACGACCCAATTCCCTTAGTCTGCAAATGTCGAACAAGACAACGCCCACGACACCTTCGCCTGTCATGCCACTGGGTGGACGTACGGCTGCTCCCACAACTGCTCCCCCACCGCCACCCACAATGCTCAAGTCATCGTCAACTACGCCAGTGTTGGATCAGGAG TTGCAGGATGCATTGAACGAATTTGATTTTCTCACCGAACTGGACTCGCGTCCAAGTACCTTGAAGAGATTGGAGCAAATGCAATTGCCACTGCTCGATCAGGAGGTGCTCGAAAGTCTTTTGCTACGTGAACAGATGAACGAGAAGCAGGCATTGCAGCAAAGACAACTGGAGGAGCAACAAAGGCTCCAGCAGCTTCAAGAGGCCAAAAGGAAAGCCATTCTGGAGTTATGTGAAAAGCAAAAGAAGgagcagcaaaaacaaaaacatcatTCACGTCAGAGAATCATGCAAGAACCGCCGCCACCTCCGCCGCCTGAATTACTACTACtaaccagcagcagcaacagtcaTGCTTCACCTGCTACTCCTAGCTCTTACTCTACCTGCGCCACTACTagtactactactactacctCTTCATCTAGTTCAGCTCTTGTCTTGCCCAACCAACACCAACCAAGCCCATTTCAGTTGCAGCCCAACGAGAAACCGCCGCcaacatcatcagcatcattatcatcatcaacatcaacatcattaCCGTCTGCTGTGGATCAGCAATTGCATCGTCCTGTCCTGACCATGCCTCCAGTCGTTTTACTGGGCGGTCGAGGGGGACAAGATGATGATTTAGTCATATGCCAAATGCCCCCCTCACCGCTGGTCGAGTATCCAGAGGATGATGACGACTACGAGAATCGGAATAATCGGATGGCTGATGATGATTCATATTTGTATAGGTCAAAGGACATTCATCAATccaacagcagcggcggcgatCGTTTCTGTGTGGAG GCCCATATCAGTCTAGTGCATATAACACTCGAACCCATTGAGGCAGTCAATAGCTGTACCATTGAAGAGGAGGAGCTCGACCAAGTGGAaacggccattgaggccattAACAGCGTTTCAATAGAGACTATAGAGCAAGTGGTAACACTTCAAACAGatgaaaatgatgatgatgagcagAAGCAG GTTATACCACAGCTAAGCAAACTCTATGTGGGCAataatcaacagcagcagcagcagaactATATACAATCCTCACCCATAATACAGGAGCCACCTACACCAACTATCTATGCGGCGGCAGGATCATCGTCTGCCTCATCGATACACTTCCCACCACCGCAGCCAGCTCAAAGGCAACAGGATAAACAGCCAATTTATGCCAATCAATATGAATTGAATGTGGCCAAGGCAGCGGCCACTAGCGGaggagctgctgctgctgctgcagttgccTCCactaataataacaataacaacaacaatcgccGCCAGCAAGTGGCACGTGGCTTGCAATACCGTGACGATATCAATACAGGAAGGAAtaaatcacaacaacaacaactgttgCCCAATTCTGGTTTACTTAGCCTTGACAATTTCCGTTTGTTAAGCGTTTTGGGTCGTGGACACTTTGGCAAGGTCATTTTATCGCAATTACGCTCGAATAATCAATATTATGCCATCAAGGCCTTGAAAAAGGGCGACATCATTGCCCGTGATGAGGTCGAATCGCTGTTGAGCGAGAAACGCATCTTTGAGGTGGCCAATGCCATGAGGCATCCTTTCTTAGTCAATTTATATTCATGCTTCCAAACAGAG CAACATGTTTGCTTTGTGATGGAATACGCCGCCGGCGGTGATCTGATGATGCATATTCATACGGATGTATTCTTGGAACCGCGTGCCGTATTCTATGCCGCTTGTGTGGTTTTGGGTCTACAATATTTGCATGAGAACAAGATTATCTATCGAGACTTGAAACTGGACAATTTGTTGCTGGACACTGATGGTTATGTGAAGATTGCTGATTTCGGTCTATGCAAAGAGGGCATGGGTTTCGGTGATCGAACGGGAACATTCTGTGGCACACCCGAATTCTTGGCGCCTGAAGTCTTGACTGAAACATCATATACACGAGCTGTCGATTGGTGGGGATTGGGTGTACTGATATTTGAAATGTTGGTGGGAGAG TCACCATTCCCAGGCGATGATGAGGAAGAAGTATTCGATTCGATTGTCAACGATGAAGTGCGCTATCCGCGTTTCCTTTCACTCGAGGCCATAGCTGTTATGCGTAGG TTGCTCCGCAAGAATCCTGAACGTCGTTTGGGCTCATCGGAACGTGATGCGGAGGATGTCAAAAAGCAGGCCTTCTTCCGTTCCATTGTGTGGGATGATCTATTGTTACGCAAAGTCAAGCCACCATTCGTGCCCACCATT aaCCATCTCGAGGATGTATCGAATTTCGATGAGGAGTTCACTTCAGAGAAGGCCCAATTGACACCACCAAAGGAGCCGCGTCATCTAACCGATGATGAGCAAGGATTATTCCAAGATTTCTCCTATACGGCCGATTGGTGTTAA